Proteins encoded by one window of Halomonas sp. SH5A2:
- the hemC gene encoding hydroxymethylbilane synthase has translation MASITKLRIATRKSQLAMWQAEHVRDRLMAVHSGLEVELVPLSTRGDKITDTPLSKIGGKALFVKELEEAMLDGRADIAVHSMKDVPMHFPEGLGLSIILEGADPTDAFVSNHYHSLDELPEGARIGTASLRRGLQMREARPDLSILNLRGNVQTRLGKLDNGEFEAIILATSGLKRLGLDDRITQAMPPEICLPACGQGALGIECRLHDPELIALLAPLDDADTATRVRAERAMNTRLEGGCQVPIAGHAVLDLDNETMWLRGLVGNPEGTEVLRAEGHGSMHEPEALGIRIAEELLYQGAGEILAEVYGNEI, from the coding sequence GTGGCATCTATCACCAAACTACGCATCGCCACGCGGAAAAGCCAACTGGCGATGTGGCAAGCGGAGCATGTTCGCGACCGCCTGATGGCGGTGCACAGCGGACTTGAGGTTGAACTTGTGCCACTGTCCACGCGAGGCGACAAAATAACCGATACGCCGCTTTCCAAAATTGGTGGCAAGGCATTATTCGTTAAAGAATTGGAAGAGGCCATGCTGGACGGCCGTGCCGACATTGCGGTGCATTCCATGAAAGATGTGCCCATGCATTTCCCCGAAGGCTTGGGCCTGTCGATAATTCTTGAAGGCGCCGACCCCACCGATGCGTTTGTCTCAAACCATTACCACAGCCTTGACGAGCTGCCGGAAGGAGCACGCATCGGCACGGCCAGCCTGCGCCGGGGGCTACAGATGCGCGAGGCGCGCCCTGATCTCAGTATTCTCAACCTGCGCGGCAATGTCCAGACCCGCCTGGGCAAGCTGGATAATGGTGAATTCGAGGCGATCATATTGGCCACATCCGGCCTCAAACGGCTCGGCCTTGACGACCGCATCACCCAGGCAATGCCGCCTGAGATCTGCTTACCCGCCTGCGGCCAGGGCGCCCTGGGCATTGAATGCCGGCTGCACGATCCTGAATTAATTGCACTTCTGGCGCCGTTAGACGATGCTGATACTGCCACACGCGTTCGCGCGGAAAGAGCGATGAATACGCGTCTGGAAGGCGGCTGCCAGGTGCCTATTGCCGGTCATGCGGTGCTGGACCTTGATAACGAAACGATGTGGCTGCGTGGGCTGGTCGGCAACCCGGAAGGCACCGAAGTGCTCCGCGCGGAGGGCCACGGCTCGATGCACGAACCCGAAGCGTTGGGCATTCGCATCGCCGAAGAACTGCTGTATCAGGGCGCAGGCGAGATTTTGGCCGAGGTCTACGGCAACGAGATATGA
- a CDS encoding acyl-CoA dehydrogenase, with protein MSHFNWDDPLLLEQQMTSEERQIRDAAYEYCQEKLQPRVLSAFREERFDREIMSEMGELGLLGATVSTEYGGAGINNVAYGLIAREVERVDSGYRSAMSVQSSLVMYPIEAYGSEEQKHKYLPKLATGEMVGCFGLTEPDHGSDPGSMVTRAEKVNGGYRLTGAKIWITNSPIADVAVVWAKSAAHDNKIKGFIVERGTEGFSAPKIEGKVSLRASITGEIVLDNAFVPEENLLPNVSGLKGPFGCLNKARFGIAWGVMGSAEFCWHAARQYTLDRKQFGRPLAANQLIQKKLADMQTEITLGLQSALQVGRLLDSGNWAPEMISLIKRNNCGKALDIARLSRDMHGGNGVSDEYGVIRHMVNLESVNTYEGTHDIHALILGRSQTGIQAFF; from the coding sequence ATGAGTCACTTTAATTGGGACGACCCGCTTCTGCTGGAACAGCAAATGACCAGCGAAGAACGTCAGATTCGTGACGCAGCATATGAATACTGCCAAGAAAAATTACAACCACGGGTTCTGTCAGCATTTCGCGAAGAACGTTTCGACCGGGAGATCATGTCGGAGATGGGTGAGTTGGGCCTTTTGGGCGCGACGGTATCGACAGAATACGGTGGCGCTGGCATCAATAATGTTGCTTACGGCCTCATCGCCCGTGAAGTGGAGCGTGTCGATTCCGGCTATCGCTCGGCCATGAGCGTACAGTCATCGTTGGTAATGTACCCGATCGAAGCCTATGGCTCCGAGGAACAGAAGCATAAGTACCTACCCAAGCTTGCCACTGGAGAGATGGTAGGGTGTTTCGGTTTGACCGAACCCGACCACGGCTCTGACCCCGGCTCGATGGTCACGCGTGCAGAGAAAGTTAATGGCGGTTACCGCCTCACTGGCGCGAAAATCTGGATCACCAACAGCCCGATTGCCGATGTCGCTGTGGTATGGGCTAAATCCGCTGCACACGATAATAAGATAAAAGGCTTTATCGTTGAGCGGGGCACTGAGGGATTCAGCGCGCCGAAAATCGAGGGCAAGGTCTCATTGCGTGCCTCAATCACCGGCGAGATCGTACTGGATAACGCTTTTGTACCGGAAGAGAACTTATTGCCAAATGTTAGCGGCTTAAAGGGACCGTTTGGCTGTTTGAACAAAGCGCGTTTCGGAATTGCTTGGGGTGTTATGGGTAGCGCTGAATTCTGCTGGCATGCCGCGCGTCAATACACGCTAGATCGTAAGCAGTTTGGACGCCCTCTCGCGGCCAATCAGCTGATTCAGAAAAAGCTCGCTGATATGCAGACCGAAATTACGCTGGGCTTGCAGAGCGCGCTTCAGGTGGGCCGCCTGCTTGATAGCGGTAATTGGGCGCCGGAGATGATTTCTTTGATAAAGCGCAACAACTGCGGCAAGGCATTGGATATTGCCCGCTTATCGCGAGATATGCACGGCGGCAACGGGGTGTCGGACGAGTATGGTGTGATTCGCCACATGGTGAATTTGGAGTCGGTCAATACCTATGAAGGCACGCACGATATCCATGCGCTGATTCTGGGTCGTTCACAGACTGGCATACAGGCGTTTTTCTGA
- a CDS encoding DcaP family trimeric outer membrane transporter — MFRPVKRKITLTIIGTSLMLPMGIASAQTAPADVEALQAQMQALQSQIDELKSQQSSTEEEVATVSDNVVTRTPKGDLQIGETTLSIGGYVKAQATVANNGFSDGKASEIVSAGSLRNVDEDLGSRTSFSARQSRLNVGTATPLAGDTLKTFVEMDFYGADGEANEFVSNSYAPRLRHAYGSWGNWLAGQTWSTFMDLNGLGEVDAFGQHASVIFVRQAQLRYTRPFEGGNLQFALENPEDGGDDQSVPDIVGRVNFDGDWGHVSVAALARRLEVDNGVDDDSEWEDAYSVTARLPTVGQDDLRLQANYGNLGRYMGLRSYPDAQVGEGNIDGVDSWGASAIYRHYWTDELRSSLAYSRTGLVDTGAGDMTDSYDTAFVNLMWSPMANTTYGIEYQRFDLEEVDGDAFDLDRVHVSAQYSF; from the coding sequence ATGTTCAGACCCGTCAAACGCAAAATAACATTAACAATCATCGGCACTTCCCTGATGCTTCCCATGGGAATAGCGAGTGCGCAAACGGCCCCCGCTGATGTCGAGGCCTTGCAAGCTCAGATGCAGGCACTGCAGTCTCAAATTGACGAACTCAAGTCACAACAAAGCTCCACAGAGGAGGAGGTCGCTACGGTAAGTGACAATGTTGTCACCCGCACACCGAAGGGTGATCTGCAGATTGGCGAGACCACGCTGTCGATTGGCGGATACGTCAAGGCTCAGGCCACGGTAGCCAACAACGGATTTAGTGATGGCAAGGCTAGCGAGATCGTCTCGGCTGGCTCCCTGCGTAACGTCGATGAGGACTTGGGTAGCCGCACTAGCTTTAGCGCGCGCCAGAGCCGCCTGAACGTTGGGACGGCCACACCGCTGGCGGGTGATACGCTTAAGACATTCGTCGAGATGGATTTTTACGGCGCGGATGGTGAGGCCAACGAATTTGTCAGTAACTCCTATGCACCGCGTCTGCGCCATGCCTACGGTAGCTGGGGCAACTGGTTGGCTGGCCAGACCTGGTCGACCTTTATGGATCTCAATGGGTTGGGTGAGGTCGATGCCTTTGGCCAGCATGCTAGCGTCATCTTCGTGCGTCAGGCGCAATTGCGTTATACCCGACCTTTCGAGGGCGGTAATCTACAGTTTGCTCTTGAGAACCCTGAAGATGGTGGCGATGATCAGTCGGTTCCGGATATCGTTGGGCGGGTAAACTTTGACGGTGATTGGGGGCATGTATCGGTGGCGGCTCTGGCACGCCGATTGGAAGTCGACAACGGGGTCGATGACGACAGCGAGTGGGAAGACGCCTACAGTGTGACAGCCCGCTTACCTACCGTTGGGCAGGATGATCTTCGTCTACAGGCTAATTATGGCAACCTTGGACGTTACATGGGCCTGCGTTCTTACCCTGATGCGCAGGTCGGAGAAGGCAATATTGATGGCGTTGACTCCTGGGGGGCCTCGGCAATCTATCGACACTATTGGACTGATGAATTACGCAGTTCACTGGCCTACTCGCGTACCGGGCTGGTCGATACGGGGGCAGGTGATATGACTGATAGCTATGACACGGCCTTTGTTAACCTCATGTGGTCGCCGATGGCGAACACTACCTACGGTATCGAATACCAGCGCTTCGATCTTGAGGAAGTCGACGGTGATGCCTTCGATTTGGACCGAGTGCACGTCTCGGCACAATATAGTTTTTAA
- a CDS encoding putative bifunctional diguanylate cyclase/phosphodiesterase produces MTPSAPHGQLDQFFLLSHDLFFCIDLDGRFLQVNPAFEALLGYSADALVGRHCGKVVDVRDHLLIETMFERLIQGHDVPIFEVRARSSSQALHWLEVDPSLGDGVAYVIARVVTERKATESRLKLLERSVESSTNGMIIADAAHADLPIVYVNTAFERITGYTREESLGRNCRFLQGDDTDPETIKQLRRGVADGTEVHVVIRNYRRSGRPFWNDLYVSPVRDALGQVTHFIGVQNDISEQREYQAQLAYNASHDALTGMPNRTLLTQRLEQGCLVARRYHRHLAVLFIDLDEFKPINDTLGHEVGDFILVEVAKRLEEELRPWDTVARFGSDEFVVLLPDLAHQNDVIQVIERILKRLATPYWHQGSELRITASIGVAMSDGTLSDPSQLIQQADLAMFKAKRRGRNTCQWYTEDLNRKVSERVSLRNAMQHAIEQQQFELYFQPQMHGPSGKVVGVEALIRWPHPERGFIPPGDFIGLAEDTGQIIPISDWVLATACRVAKQLNELGLGHITMAVNVSPMHFQRPGFLETIERVLEESDLAPGLLELELTEGVLMDSAEQAIQALKRIRQLGVHIAMDDFGTGFSSLSYLKRLPINRIKIDRSFVRDVTTDRHDAAIIDGVVAMAGKMGLEVLVEGVETAEQFTYLAERHCDYFQGYYFAHPMPLNALLDFLASPPALTTP; encoded by the coding sequence ATGACGCCCTCTGCACCGCATGGACAGCTGGATCAATTTTTTCTGCTTTCGCATGATTTATTTTTCTGCATTGACCTGGATGGGCGGTTTTTGCAGGTAAATCCTGCGTTTGAGGCCCTGCTGGGTTACTCCGCGGACGCACTCGTGGGCAGGCATTGCGGCAAGGTGGTTGACGTGCGCGACCATCTTCTCATCGAGACAATGTTTGAGCGTTTGATTCAGGGGCACGATGTTCCCATCTTCGAGGTGCGGGCCCGCTCGTCCTCCCAGGCGCTTCACTGGTTAGAGGTCGATCCTTCGCTGGGTGACGGGGTGGCCTATGTCATCGCGCGGGTGGTGACGGAGCGCAAAGCCACCGAAAGCCGACTGAAACTCCTCGAACGCAGTGTCGAGTCAAGTACCAATGGCATGATCATTGCGGATGCGGCCCATGCTGACTTGCCTATCGTGTACGTTAATACCGCCTTTGAGCGGATCACTGGGTATACCCGCGAGGAATCGCTTGGCCGCAACTGCCGGTTTTTGCAAGGCGACGATACGGATCCTGAGACGATCAAGCAGCTACGCCGGGGTGTCGCTGATGGCACAGAAGTGCATGTGGTGATTCGCAACTATCGCCGCAGCGGCAGGCCTTTCTGGAACGATCTATACGTTTCTCCGGTACGCGATGCGTTGGGTCAGGTGACACATTTCATCGGCGTGCAAAACGACATCTCTGAACAGCGCGAGTACCAGGCACAGCTGGCTTATAACGCCAGCCACGACGCGCTGACTGGGATGCCCAACCGGACGCTACTGACCCAGCGACTGGAACAGGGGTGCTTGGTGGCGCGTCGCTACCATCGCCATCTGGCCGTGCTGTTTATCGACTTGGACGAATTCAAGCCGATCAACGACACCCTGGGACATGAAGTAGGTGACTTTATTCTGGTGGAGGTTGCCAAGCGGCTGGAAGAGGAACTGCGCCCCTGGGATACCGTGGCGCGTTTCGGTAGCGATGAATTTGTGGTCCTGTTGCCGGATCTGGCTCACCAAAACGACGTGATTCAAGTGATTGAGCGGATTCTCAAACGCTTGGCGACGCCCTACTGGCACCAAGGCAGCGAGTTGCGCATTACCGCGAGTATCGGGGTGGCGATGAGCGACGGTACCCTTAGCGACCCGTCCCAACTGATCCAGCAGGCCGATTTGGCCATGTTCAAAGCCAAGCGGCGTGGACGTAACACCTGCCAATGGTATACCGAGGATCTCAACCGCAAGGTCAGCGAACGGGTGAGCCTGCGCAATGCCATGCAGCACGCGATTGAGCAGCAACAGTTCGAGCTGTACTTCCAGCCACAAATGCACGGCCCCAGTGGCAAGGTAGTGGGCGTGGAAGCCCTGATCCGCTGGCCGCACCCTGAACGTGGTTTCATTCCGCCCGGAGATTTTATTGGCCTGGCGGAAGACACCGGCCAAATCATCCCGATCAGCGACTGGGTGCTCGCCACCGCCTGCCGCGTCGCCAAACAGCTGAATGAACTGGGCCTGGGGCACATCACCATGGCGGTGAATGTCTCGCCGATGCATTTCCAGCGTCCCGGCTTTCTGGAAACGATTGAACGGGTGCTTGAAGAAAGCGACCTGGCACCGGGACTGCTTGAGCTGGAACTGACGGAGGGGGTGCTGATGGACAGCGCGGAGCAGGCCATTCAAGCCCTGAAGCGCATCCGGCAACTGGGCGTGCACATCGCCATGGATGATTTTGGCACTGGCTTTTCCAGTCTGAGTTACCTGAAACGTCTGCCCATTAACAGAATCAAAATTGACCGCTCATTTGTGCGTGATGTGACTACCGACCGCCACGATGCCGCCATCATTGACGGCGTTGTTGCCATGGCGGGAAAAATGGGGCTAGAAGTGCTGGTCGAGGGCGTGGAAACCGCTGAGCAGTTTACCTACCTTGCCGAACGTCACTGTGACTACTTCCAGGGCTACTACTTCGCGCACCCCATGCCATTGAACGCCCTTCTTGATTTTTTGGCGTCACCCCCGGCGTTGACGACGCCCTAG
- a CDS encoding electron transfer flavoprotein-ubiquinone oxidoreductase, producing MENIERDCMEFDVVIVGAGPSGLSAACRLMQQANEAKKELSVCVVEKGSEVGAHILSGAVFEPRALKELFPDWEERGTPLTTPVIRDEVYLLRDAVKAQKLPNVLVPKSMHNTGGDITRYVISAGNLSRWLAEQAEALGVEIFPGFAAQEPIIENEVVRGIMIGDMGVSADGMSKDGYMPGMELRAKYTLFAEGARGHLGKRLIKEFALDAGRDPQHYGIGLKELWDVPADKHEPGLVMHGSGWPLDSDTHGGWFLYHAENHQVVVGLIIDLSYPNPWTSPFDEFQRMKHHPVISQYLESGKRVAYGARAITKGGYNCLPKMTFAGGLLIGCDAGTLNFSKIKGLHTAMKSGLVAAESVFEALQVGDEGGQELTSFTKKWEGSWAFAELKESASFGPAIHKYGPILGGAYNFANQLLSGKLPTLHDKIPDHSTLKLADQCDKINYPKPDGKLSFDKSSSVFLSNTNHEENQPCHLRLADSGLPIRENLPKYAEPAQRFCPAGVYEVIEDDKGKPKFQINFQNCVHCKTCDIKDPAQNITWVAPEGGGGPNYPNF from the coding sequence ATGGAAAACATAGAACGCGATTGCATGGAGTTTGATGTTGTGATCGTCGGCGCGGGACCGTCAGGTCTATCCGCCGCGTGTCGCCTGATGCAACAGGCTAATGAGGCCAAGAAAGAACTCAGTGTATGCGTGGTGGAAAAAGGCTCAGAGGTGGGCGCACATATTCTTTCGGGTGCCGTGTTTGAACCCCGCGCTTTAAAGGAGCTTTTCCCCGATTGGGAAGAGCGAGGCACACCGCTGACAACGCCTGTAATCCGCGATGAAGTCTACTTGCTCAGAGACGCCGTAAAAGCGCAGAAGCTACCTAATGTCCTTGTGCCGAAGAGCATGCATAATACCGGCGGGGATATCACACGCTATGTAATCAGCGCTGGCAATCTAAGCCGCTGGCTCGCTGAGCAGGCAGAGGCACTGGGCGTCGAGATTTTTCCTGGTTTTGCCGCTCAGGAGCCTATTATCGAAAATGAGGTTGTTCGCGGCATCATGATCGGCGACATGGGAGTGTCTGCTGACGGCATGTCAAAAGATGGCTATATGCCGGGCATGGAGCTGCGTGCCAAATACACTCTTTTTGCCGAGGGGGCACGCGGCCATCTTGGCAAGCGACTAATCAAAGAGTTCGCTCTCGATGCCGGGCGCGATCCGCAGCATTACGGTATCGGCCTAAAAGAGCTGTGGGATGTTCCGGCTGATAAGCATGAGCCCGGCTTAGTGATGCATGGCTCGGGCTGGCCACTGGATAGCGATACCCATGGCGGCTGGTTCCTCTATCATGCGGAGAATCATCAGGTCGTGGTGGGGTTGATCATTGATCTATCTTATCCGAACCCTTGGACCTCTCCGTTTGATGAATTCCAGCGGATGAAACACCACCCGGTCATTAGCCAGTATTTGGAGAGCGGCAAGCGCGTGGCGTATGGGGCTCGTGCCATCACCAAAGGTGGCTACAATTGCTTGCCTAAAATGACTTTCGCGGGCGGACTTTTAATCGGTTGTGATGCGGGTACGCTAAATTTTTCCAAGATCAAAGGCTTACATACGGCAATGAAATCCGGCTTGGTAGCAGCTGAGAGCGTTTTTGAGGCGCTCCAAGTCGGTGACGAAGGCGGCCAAGAACTCACGTCTTTCACCAAGAAGTGGGAAGGAAGTTGGGCATTTGCCGAATTAAAAGAAAGTGCAAGCTTTGGACCTGCGATTCACAAGTATGGACCCATCCTTGGTGGGGCATACAACTTTGCCAATCAGCTACTCAGTGGCAAGCTGCCTACCCTTCACGATAAAATCCCCGACCACAGCACGCTTAAACTGGCTGATCAATGCGATAAAATTAACTACCCCAAGCCGGATGGCAAGCTATCATTCGATAAGTCCTCGTCGGTATTTCTCTCCAATACCAACCACGAAGAGAACCAGCCCTGCCATCTTCGCTTGGCTGATTCAGGGTTGCCGATTCGCGAAAATCTCCCTAAGTATGCTGAACCCGCACAGCGCTTCTGTCCTGCAGGTGTTTATGAAGTGATTGAGGATGATAAGGGAAAGCCCAAGTTCCAAATCAACTTCCAAAACTGCGTTCACTGCAAAACTTGCGATATTAAAGACCCCGCGCAAAACATCACCTGGGTTGCGCCGGAAGGAGGGGGAGGTCCTAATTATCCAAATTTTTAG
- a CDS encoding uroporphyrinogen-III synthase, with the protein MTLPVLITRPGARGTVLAEALRREGVSVEALDVMQLQALPEDAAMRQVWLDIDQYHKVVVVSPFAAGCLSEALDRYWPQLPVGIDYYSVGQSTAALLYDQLGVRVHVPPQREGEDTSEALLRLASLQMLSHQRVLIVAGEGGRPLLADTLAERGAQVTPLAVYQRRLLTPSGPVKTRLAAGDYRALIVTSGELLEHLAKWCQPKALNQPLIVSSRRLATLAERLGFCAPIVASGATPPALIAALART; encoded by the coding sequence ATGACGCTACCGGTACTGATCACCCGGCCCGGGGCTCGCGGGACAGTGCTTGCAGAGGCGCTGCGCCGCGAAGGGGTCAGCGTTGAGGCGCTGGACGTTATGCAGCTTCAGGCGCTGCCCGAAGACGCTGCCATGCGTCAGGTTTGGCTGGATATTGATCAATACCATAAGGTCGTTGTGGTGAGTCCCTTTGCCGCTGGCTGTTTGAGCGAGGCGCTTGATCGCTATTGGCCACAGCTGCCGGTTGGCATTGACTACTATAGCGTTGGCCAAAGTACGGCGGCCTTGCTTTACGACCAGTTAGGCGTTCGCGTGCATGTACCGCCGCAGCGCGAAGGTGAGGATACCAGCGAAGCGCTGCTGCGCTTGGCATCACTGCAAATGCTATCCCACCAGCGCGTATTGATAGTCGCAGGAGAAGGCGGTCGCCCGCTATTAGCGGATACGCTTGCCGAACGTGGCGCCCAAGTGACACCTTTGGCCGTCTATCAACGCCGCTTGCTAACACCATCGGGCCCTGTAAAAACCCGGCTCGCGGCGGGCGATTACCGCGCGTTGATCGTTACAAGCGGCGAACTCTTAGAACATCTGGCAAAATGGTGCCAACCGAAAGCGTTGAACCAACCGCTAATCGTTTCCAGTCGCCGTTTGGCTACACTGGCTGAAAGACTGGGGTTTTGCGCCCCCATTGTGGCGTCAGGAGCCACACCACCGGCGTTAATCGCCGCGTTGGCTCGGACCTAG
- a CDS encoding uroporphyrinogen-III C-methyltransferase, whose translation MSKQTSDQDDTQKNAATTAGEDKAAPSSSSTTGSPTTGEPGNPGSSGDDSSPSKDTSASTSSQTPASSSNGQRSRRRQKSAKNAAQDTTQQKNQSANQSSTSGDGQKAAASSDPKKTASQDTSASSAKSAASSSTPSSGNKQSPPPQTTTPTSGGGKGKGGVAIVLVLLLAIAVGVVAWQGWLRLEAQQQRLNELAEQANSSATQQSVDDLAAQLESAQAERQQQFDSTISELRDEFANYRSNVDDTLDDVLAQLSQEQETDERDWLHAEAAYLLRLANQRLQLEGDVEGATALLRTADARLEDADNPALTSVRREIANELAALDAVPRLDRTGVYLALNAQQERVAGLRLSQEVEERAVTSSIEQPPTGTFERQLARFGEELKDLVMIRHHDEALEALVTPEQESYLRQSLRLILEQSQLALLKEEQSLYEASIDKALELINGYYDTTREETQSVIARLEELKEVTVEPELPDISGSQQAMTEFIDNRHESRQQEGGES comes from the coding sequence ATGAGCAAACAAACAAGCGATCAGGACGACACGCAGAAAAACGCGGCGACTACCGCCGGTGAGGACAAGGCGGCTCCGTCGTCATCCTCCACGACCGGTTCCCCTACGACTGGCGAGCCTGGTAATCCTGGTAGTAGTGGCGACGATTCCAGCCCCTCGAAAGACACGTCCGCCTCAACGTCGTCGCAGACGCCTGCTTCCTCATCTAATGGTCAGCGCTCACGGCGACGCCAGAAAAGCGCCAAAAACGCTGCTCAGGATACGACCCAGCAAAAGAATCAAAGCGCTAATCAATCAAGTACGTCAGGCGACGGGCAAAAAGCCGCTGCGTCCAGCGACCCCAAGAAGACCGCCTCACAGGATACCTCTGCCAGCAGCGCTAAAAGTGCTGCTTCGTCGTCAACGCCTTCATCCGGCAATAAGCAAAGCCCGCCGCCCCAAACCACGACGCCCACTAGTGGCGGCGGCAAAGGCAAAGGTGGGGTTGCCATTGTGTTGGTATTGCTACTGGCGATAGCAGTGGGCGTGGTCGCTTGGCAGGGCTGGCTACGCCTGGAAGCCCAGCAGCAGCGACTCAATGAGCTCGCCGAGCAAGCCAACAGCAGTGCAACACAACAGTCCGTTGACGACCTTGCCGCGCAGCTTGAAAGCGCTCAAGCCGAGCGCCAGCAACAGTTTGATAGCACCATCAGTGAGCTGCGCGATGAGTTCGCCAACTACCGCAGCAACGTCGACGACACCCTGGACGATGTACTGGCACAGCTCTCCCAAGAGCAGGAAACCGATGAGCGCGATTGGCTGCATGCCGAAGCCGCTTATTTATTGCGCCTTGCCAACCAGCGTCTACAGCTGGAAGGTGATGTTGAAGGTGCCACCGCGCTGCTGCGCACCGCCGATGCACGCCTGGAAGATGCCGACAACCCTGCTTTGACATCCGTCCGGCGTGAAATCGCCAACGAACTGGCCGCCCTTGACGCCGTTCCCCGCCTGGACCGCACCGGGGTCTATCTGGCGCTGAATGCTCAGCAGGAGCGCGTCGCCGGGTTGCGCCTTTCCCAAGAGGTGGAAGAGCGTGCGGTGACCTCGAGCATCGAGCAGCCACCCACAGGCACCTTCGAGCGCCAACTGGCCCGCTTCGGCGAAGAGCTGAAAGACTTGGTGATGATTCGTCACCATGATGAAGCCCTGGAAGCGCTGGTCACGCCGGAGCAGGAATCATACCTGCGCCAAAGCCTGCGACTGATTCTTGAGCAATCCCAGTTAGCCTTGCTCAAAGAAGAGCAATCGCTTTACGAAGCGAGTATCGACAAGGCATTGGAACTGATCAACGGCTACTACGACACCACGCGGGAAGAAACCCAGAGCGTCATAGCCCGCCTCGAAGAGCTCAAAGAAGTTACCGTTGAGCCCGAGCTGCCAGATATCAGCGGGTCGCAACAGGCCATGACGGAATTTATCGACAACCGCCACGAGTCGCGCCAACAAGAGGGAGGTGAGTCATGA
- a CDS encoding heme biosynthesis HemY N-terminal domain-containing protein yields the protein MRKLILLIVAGLAVGALFGHLMMSVPGYWLIRVGDTSVQTSFWFGLVLLLAAFLVLHFILRLLSGMIRPVGRFRTWNSRARNRRAMKRTVRGLVAMTEGRWKNAEKTLVKAADDSSTPLVNYLSAALAAHYQGNYTQSQEHINQAQLTTEGADTAIGLMQAQLLIDRQQPEEALAILNRLDKRLSNHPQVLKLLKQVFLSVNDWEGLRRLIPRLAAQKLISQQEREELEFKAYRELIIFEAKNPSDIERVRSLWADMPDYLRGKTELIVLYAEALLQANEDSIAERLLNHSLDHHWDARLVKRYGLLNVDPSRQLVKAEKWLQERPNDPELLLACGRLSLRTGKWTKAQEYFEASQRQRPSGVVCAELARLYASLGEHNKSQLYYRHSVEMLAKSLPSLPQPSDASDSQPDIKKTKRRA from the coding sequence ATGAGAAAGCTCATCCTGTTGATTGTCGCCGGGCTCGCTGTTGGGGCGCTGTTTGGCCATCTGATGATGTCAGTGCCCGGCTACTGGCTGATCCGCGTCGGTGATACCTCGGTGCAAACCTCCTTCTGGTTTGGCCTTGTGCTGCTGTTGGCCGCCTTCCTGGTACTGCATTTTATACTGCGCCTGCTAAGCGGCATGATTCGCCCGGTCGGCCGATTTCGCACCTGGAATAGCCGCGCCCGCAACCGTCGCGCCATGAAGCGTACCGTGCGGGGGCTGGTGGCCATGACCGAAGGGCGCTGGAAGAATGCAGAAAAAACCCTGGTGAAAGCGGCGGATGATTCCAGTACGCCGCTGGTCAACTACCTCTCGGCAGCCCTGGCAGCACACTATCAAGGCAACTACACCCAATCCCAGGAGCACATCAATCAGGCCCAACTGACGACCGAAGGCGCCGATACCGCGATTGGCTTAATGCAGGCGCAATTACTGATCGACCGCCAGCAGCCTGAAGAAGCGCTGGCAATTCTTAACCGCTTGGACAAGCGGCTGTCTAACCACCCGCAAGTACTCAAGTTGCTTAAGCAGGTCTTCCTGAGTGTCAACGACTGGGAAGGGCTGCGCCGATTGATCCCCCGGTTAGCCGCGCAAAAGCTTATTTCACAGCAGGAGCGCGAGGAGCTCGAGTTCAAGGCATACCGTGAGTTGATTATCTTCGAGGCCAAAAACCCGAGCGATATCGAACGTGTTCGCAGCCTGTGGGCGGATATGCCCGACTACCTGCGCGGCAAGACCGAACTCATCGTGCTGTACGCCGAGGCCCTGCTACAGGCCAACGAAGACAGCATTGCCGAACGCTTGCTGAACCACTCTCTCGACCATCACTGGGACGCCCGCCTTGTGAAGCGCTACGGACTGCTCAATGTCGATCCGTCACGCCAGCTCGTCAAAGCGGAAAAATGGCTTCAGGAACGGCCTAATGACCCCGAGCTGCTGCTTGCCTGCGGGCGTTTGTCGTTACGCACCGGTAAATGGACCAAAGCGCAAGAGTACTTCGAGGCCAGCCAGCGCCAACGCCCCAGCGGTGTGGTCTGCGCCGAGCTTGCCCGCCTCTACGCTAGCCTCGGCGAGCATAACAAAAGCCAGCTTTACTACCGCCACAGCGTGGAAATGCTGGCCAAGTCGCTGCCATCGCTACCCCAGCCAAGTGATGCCAGTGACAGCCAGCCAGACATAAAAAAGACCAAGCGGCGAGCTTAG